A region of the Candidatus Eremiobacterota bacterium genome:
GGCGCACCGCATCAGAGCTGATGCACAATTTCGAGCTTCTCAAGGCTCTGCCTCTCACCAGGGAAGCATATCTGCAGGGCAGGATTGCCAGGAGCGCTCTCAGGCATCTTTTAAGGGTGATAACACCTGAGAACGAGGCGGAGTGGCTCAGTGTTGCGCAGAAGCTCTCGGTGAGCGGCCTTGAGCGTGAGGTGAAAAGGGCTCTTGCCGGGGAGAAGGAGCCTGATGCCCAGATGGCGGGAAACTGTGGGATGGAGCCTGAAGCCCAGGGAGCGCCTGATGAGGGCCTCATGATGTATCTCAGCGTCTCCCCCACCCTTGCCCTCACCTGGGATTTCGCCCTCTCCTTCTTCCGCGACAGGGAGCACTATGACGGGCCCCTCGCGGGATTCGTCGAGGCGCTCCTCGCGAATTTCCTGGCCTCCCGGATGGGTGCTTCCGCGCCTTCGCCCCTCGACGCCAGGGGGAATCTCCCCATATTCTTCAGGGTGCCCCTTCTGGGAAGGCGGGAGAGAAACGGCCGCCTGGCCGATCAGGAGGCCTTCAAGGATAAGGGCGGAACCCTGCAGGAAAACTCCGGCAGTGAGGAGGAGGAGGGCCCCGACGACAACCCGTGGGAATCGCCCTGGGATATTTTCTTTCCTTCGTGGCTTTACGGGGAGAAAGACGGGGAGCCTGTGAGGGTGATTGCCGGGATGCTCATCAGGGCCGCGGCTATGCGCCAGAAGCTTGACGTGGCCACAGGGATGCTCCTCAGGGGGATGGAGGGCAGGCAGCTTCATCGCCGTTTCGGATTTGACTTCATCGAGGACTATGCCCGGGAGCGCTGCGGATTCTCAATGGCGCAGACCCGCCAGCTCATCAAACTTGCCGAGGGCTTCCGCCGCCACTCTCTTACCGAAGGCGCCTTCAAGAGAGGCGTCATCACAAGAGAGCAGGCCCGCCTCATCCTTCCCCTGGTGGACTCTAAAAATGAATCCCGGTGGATCGCCTATGCCGCGAGCGTGCCCACGATAAATCTCCGGGAAGAGACGCAGCGATGCACCAGGATCCTGGAATATGACTGCCTTGTTCCTGTGAACTACACCCTCCTTCCCGGCTTCCGCTATGTCACGGCCGAGAGGCTCCACAGCCTGCATGAGGAGGTGCAGGAGAGCATAAGGAGCGGCTCGTGGTACACGGGTCCCTCACTTGTTTCTTCGTGGCCTCTCGCGGAAGACGACGAGAATTTCCAGGCGACGCACGACAGGCGCTTTGATGCTCCCTGGAAATATTTCAGCAATGTTGATGAAATGCTCGCCTGTGAGGCATCGATGAAAGTTGAAAATAATTCTGCCCTGTGTGCGGGGGAGATCTGCACCATCCCCCAGGGCGCCAACCCTGAAGAGATTTTCCTTGTGGACATCCACTCGGCAAAAGCCCCCTCACCGGCAGGAGCCCCTTCATCACCCGGGACAAGCTCCATGAGGATCAAGTTCTTTCTCCCCGCCGAGCTCTACGAGGTCTGGAACACCGCAGCCCTGGCCTTCCTTCAATCAATCGCCCGGGCGGAATCCCCCGGCGCATCTGATGATTCCCTGGGGGCACCTGAAGAGAGATTCCTTGCCGCCCTGCTGGCAGACTACCTCACCACCGAGGGGACCTTCCACAAGGCGGCCCATCACCACAAAATCCTGAAACGCGACCGGTTCCGCTGCCAGGTCCCCGGATGCCGCTGCCGCAGGAACCTGCACGTCCACCATATCATCAGGCGCTCCCAGGGCGGCACCGATGACCCCTGGAACCTCATCACGCTCTGCGAGGCCCACCACCTTCACATCCTGCACAACCTGGGGACCCTCACCATCAAGGGCCGGGCGCCCCGCCCCCTCACCTTCACCTTCGGCGCCCCCTCTGACGGCGAGCCTTTCATGGTCTATGAAAAAGGCCTTAAGGTCGGTTATCTCAATGTATCGGCACAATCAGTCCGATAATTTATCATATTGACTTCATAAAATATCGCGCTAAAATAAAAACATTATAAAAAGAACGCTCTTCAGCTCTCTGAGAGCACACCTCTCAAAAAAAGAGATAACGCTCATCACGGGCCCCCGCCAGGCAGGCAAAACTACGCAGGTGCTCCTTTTGGAGGAGCACCTGCGAAAACAGGGGGAAGAGACTCTCTTTCTCAATCTTGATATAGAGCGTATTATTTCTGGGACCTCGGTCTTCGCAGCTTTGCCGCCGGGGTCTTTGGAAACAGCGAAGCTTCCGGAGCTCCGGGGTTTCTTTTCCAGAATTTCGTGTACCTCCTCCTGAGGGAAAAGATTGCGGCGAGCGCCTCGAGGCTCTTCTTCTGGAGAACCAAGGATGGTGCGGAAGTCGATTTCGTCATTGATTCCCCCGTGGAAGCAATCCCCGTGGAAGTGAAATACAAGGCGATGAGGAAGCGTGAGATTCCGCGGGGGCTCAGGAGCTTTGTAGAAAAGTACCACCCTGAGAGGGCTTATGTGGTAAACCTGTCTCTTGATGATACTGCCGAAGCCGGTCATACAAGGATATACTTCATGCCATACTGCAGGATACTCTCAGGGCTGGCTCTCTGAAATGCGGGGCAGGTATTTTCTGCCCATATTGCCTGAGTGACTTTCACTGGATGATATGATATAATTTTCTGGGAAGAATTTTGGCATCGCGCGGAATACCGAGTGCGGCGCCATTGAGCTCTCAGAAAGCAGGGAGGTTGTTGCTTCATGGAGATGAACAGGGTCAATGGCTCCTTTTCTCCCGGCTATGCCGCCCTTAACCAGGGCACGGGCCTTCCCGAGGCGAAGGAAGAAAAGGAAGCGGCAGCGTTTTCCGATGGCGGCGATCAGGTTGCCCCTGCATACCCGCATGAGAGCATTCCGCAGCTCTCCCCTATGGCCGGCTCTCCTTCCATCGACATGACAAAGGCGGCCCAGGCCCTTTCAAAGACGAATACCGTGCTCTGGGAATTCAGCCATAAAGGGGACATGGTGCAGGATCCCCTCATTGCAGAGGGCGCCATCTATATAAGCGCCTTCACCGACGGCCTCATCGGGAAGACACTCTATGCCCTCGATGCGAAGACCGGCGACAGGATGTGGGAGATTAAGGAGAAGGAGCGCACCTCGGGGTTTGCGGTCCAGGACGGGGTGTGCTACTATGGCAGCGAGGCGGAAAAGAAGCTCTTTGCCCTTGACGCGAAGACGGGCAGCAAACTCTGGGAGTTCCAGGCGCCTGACGGGATGATATCGGACCCGGTGGTCCACGACGGCGTGGTCTATGCCGGTGATTACCGCAGGAATCTCCATGCCATAGACACGAAGACCGGCGAAGAGCTCTGGAGCTTCAAGACCAGAGGCACCGTCACCGGCAGGCCCGTGGTCTCCGACGGCGTGCTCTACGTGGGCTGCCATGGAAAGAGCGATATGGATGGCGGAGCCATCTATGCCCTGTCGCTGAAAAAGAAAGGCCTCAGGGGGCTCCTCACGCGGGTCCTCTGGAAAGAGCGCCCCGAAGGGTATCACGGCATGGACATGACGGTCAGGAACGACACCCTCTACCTGTCAACGGAAGATGGCAATATTCTTGCCCTGGACAAGAAGAACGGCAGCGAGCGGTGGAAGAGCAAGCCCTGGGAAGAAGGCCAGAAGCTCGTGGTCTATCCCGCTCCGATAGTTGCCGGCAATGAGCTCTTCTGCTCGAGGGTGGACGGCACCCTGTTTTCCCTGAATGCGGAAACAGGGGAGAAGCTCTGGCAGGCCCCCCTGCCCGGAAACATTCACAAGACGCCCCAGGAGAGAAAAGGCATAATCTATATCGGATGCGCAGATCAGAAGATTCATGCCATTGACGGGAAAACAGGCAAGGAGCTCACCACGTATTCCGCTTCGGGAAGGCTCGATCCCTCATTCTCGCTTGGAAGCGACGCCATCTATACGAGCCATGGCGGGAAGCTCTCCGCCAATCTCCTCCCCGATGCCGTGCCCGACGCGGCGCATATCGCAGAAGAAATTGAAAACGAGCCTGTCCCGGAGAAAGGATCTCTCGAGGAGATCGACGGTATGCTCTCCGTGGACGGCATCAGGCTCAAGGTAAGGCAGGAGAGGGAGTAAGGCTTGCCAACCCTGAGCCTGTGGTAATAACCTTTACAGGAGACGGCGTCGCCAAGGGCGAGGGACTGGATTTGATATACACATTTATCGATGCTATGATGTGTATGGGAGGTGCAGATATGAGAACCAACATCGTTCTTGACGATAAGCTTGTCGATAAGGCGATGAAATGCACCGGCATCAGGACGAAGAGAGAGCTGGTGAATTTCGCATTGAAAGAGCTTCTCGACCGCCGGGAGAGGAAGAAAATCCTGCGACTGGAGGGCAGGCTGTGCTGGGAAGGCGACCTGGACGATATGAGAAAGGCCTGTCACTTTATATATTTGACGGCTTCGGGATCGGCGCCGATTCTGTCAAGCACTTTCCTGGCCTTCTCCTCCAGATCCCCGAGCCCCCGCTTTTCCTTCTCCAGGGCCTCTTCCCTCGTGAGCTGCCCATCCCTGATGAGCACAGAATAAAAGAAACCGTCGTTGGTGATGCCGTTATTCTTATATCCCCGGTAATTTGCCAGGTGGTGAAGAAGGCAGTCCTGGCGGGTCTCCTTGCCCTGGAGCATCTCCCACCCCGTTTCCCTGTTGAGGGCCGCGATATGCTCAAAGGGCCTGTATTCAATATATTCAAAGAAATAGAGCACGTCGATCCCTGTGCCTTTGAAGGTGACCTCGATAAAGGGATCAATCCAGGCAAGCTTCCCCGGCGGCTTCATCAGCCAGTTGTCCCGCATCTTGTAGTAGAAATGCCTCATGCAGCGATACATGAAAGGAAGGTGCCAGAAATACTTCAGCACCCGGTAATCTCCCACCATCCCCTCGTACATTCTTTTCATCCTTCTCAGGCCGAAGGTGTGTGAAAATTCCCCGAAGCCCTCCTTGAAGCTTTTCTTGCCGTCTTTCAGAAAAGAGTCGGGGGCATCTTCAAAATCGGTGGAGCCCCACACCATGAAGGGAATACCGTGCTTTCGCGCTTCACGGAGGGCAAATGCCCGGATATTGTTTTCACAGTTGATGCAGATCCCCCCCAGGCCGGCGATCCCCCTGAAATCGCTGTACTTCACCGCTTGTTTGGAGGTGGAGTGAACTTATAAGGGTCATCGAAAAAACGGTTTTTGGTCAATATGACCTCTTTTCCGCCATAGTTAAAAACGATGTTGAAGCGCCTCAGCACTTCATTTCCAATACTTCCTGCAATATCCATCGTGGCAAAAGAGCCCCCTTTCATTACAGGGAGACGGGACAGTACCCTCCGCAGCTCAATGGTGCCCTCCCCTGAAAGGATAATATCGATTTTCCCGAGTTTCGCAGAGATCGGACCGCCTATTCCATATCCTGTGGTCAGGACAGGGCCGGAGAAAAGCCCGGTGAGACCGTGCGCATCGGCAAACTTCTGAAATAAGGTGAAAGCAGAGCGATCTCCGGTGTCAATCAGAATTTTACCACTCATTCCTGAGACCTGTCCTGAAATCACAGGGTCCCCGCCAATGAGCTCAAAGGGGATTTTTGCACTGTATCCCCGGGGAGCTTTAAAGGCTTCAGGCAAGGACAATATCAGTCTGCCTCTCTCAAAGTCCAGAGTTGCCACGGCTCTCTGTAACACCTCATACCCCAGCACTCCATCGAGGCTTTTGAAATTAAATCTCCTGCGTATTTCTGAAAGATCAACGACTTTGAAGGTCTGATTGGTAAGGACGAGGTCGCCGAGTGTGCACTCAGCAATTTTCGCAGTAGAGCTCTGTACACTTTTTTCCCCTGCACCGGTTACCTTGTCACCCTGCTCCGTTGCCAGGCCAAGGCTTTCAGCGGCTTCCGGAGTGATGATATTGGAGCCGCCTGTATCGAAGATGAACGTCAGAGGCTTTTTCCCGTTTATACCGGCGCTCACCATGATGCGGTTGTCGAATAAGGTGAAAGGAACCGTTGTTTCGGTTCTCCCCTTCCTGAAATAAAAATCACCGCCGGGAGCTGATCCTTTTTTGATATTTTCATCGAGCCATTCCTTCAGGATGGTGATGATAACTGAATTGAATTCGCCGGGGCTGGACCGCTGCGTGAAGCTGTCCTTCATCGAGGCTGTTTTTTTGAAGTAGTGATCGATGCCTTCAACGCCAATATACCGGCCTCTGCAAATCCCTTCCGCGCTCACGGTTGTTTCGATTACCTTATGATCCGATTCCGAGGATACAAAATCATTCCTGCCCCACAGGGAAAGGACATTACAGCGCGCTTTCCTCCAATAAAGGGGGATGTCCTCGGCTGCCAGCTGAATCCAGAATTCTCTCGAGCGGCCGAATAAATGCTTCCCATCGGGCATGAGCTCCGACAGTGCTTCCTTCATTTCAGGCTTTGTATTGATAATCTCGTTGAAGCTTTTCTTCTCTACAAGCAGCGCATGAAGGACTGCCTGCTGATCGTGAACTCTCTTCTTGATCTGCTCTGCCGGCATCCCGCTTAATTCCGCCTGGCGCATCGTGTTTACTGGAAAATATTCCAGCCAGCGGGCCACCGTTCCATATACTATCACCCCGTTTACCGCGATCTCGCCTGCCAGGACAGGGGCAAAGCATCCGCCCATGCTGTGCCCGAATATGAAAACGTTCTCCTGTTCCACAAAATCGAAGGATTTAAGCTGTTCAAGCGCTTTCCGGTATGAATCCAATTCTGCCTCAAAATCAATATCCTCGTAGGGCCCGCCTTCGCTGTCTCCTATTCCGGGCTTCTCAACCCTGACAGTCACATAACCATTCTCTGCAAAGAACCTGAGGATGCGGCTGTAAGAGCCTTCTGCCGCAAGAGGCTGATCTATCGAGGCTGCACCAAGTCCCTGGATGAAGAAAAGCGCGGGATGTTTCCCTTGTGCATGGGGAATCGTTATTATTGTCCGGATCAATGCGCCGTTACTGGTGACCTGCCGGTAAGAGACATCGAAATTGCCGCCCTTATCGCGCGGCCGTTCAATAAACAGCACTGAGCGGCTCAAGCGCCTGCCGTTCCGTATGAAGGTTATTTCCACCGTTTTTCCTGCCGGTATCCTGGCAACTGCCGAGGCGAATCCGGGAACCGAACCGGGAACAGCCTCCCCGTCCATTATGAGAAGGATGTCCGCTGCCAGGAATCCTGCTCCCCCGGCAGTGCTCCCGGGAAGCACTTTTTGAATGACAAGCCCTTCTCCCTCGATGAGCTTTTCTTTCTCACGGATGTCCCCGGGCACCGGCGCCAGTAATGCGCCGAAAAATGCCTTCCGCCTCAATTCTCCGGCTTCTGCCGACAACGTTTCGTCCAGAGCCGGAAATGATAAAAATGAAAGCGCGATGAACAATAAGAACAACTGGATTGCCGCATTAAAGATTTTTCTGCTGATGGACACAGATTTTTTTTCGCCGTAGATTGAAAGTTCTCCTCTGCCTTCGGGAAGCGGCGGATCAGTGCGTGGAAAAAGTCGGGTGAGGCGTATGGGAAGGCCGGGTGAGGCGTATGGGGAGGCCGGGTGAGGCGTATGGGAAGGCCGGGTGAGGCAGAGAGAATGAGTGAATCAAGGAAATACGACTGGCTGTATGGCAGCTCCCATGAAAGTAGGTGAAAAATTATTTTTATCTCCCTGGTTTTGCGAACTCATCACTCCGCGCTTTCGCCGCATGGCATTTTCCTGCGCTGGAGAGACTTTCAGGGCCCTGGACGGCAAAAAACGCGCAACAGGCCTTTCCGGCTCACCAGGCGGCATGTGGTTATGGCTCTGTAACCCAATGTACATAAGACATTCTGCAGACGGCCCTTTTGACTTCATCTCCTTTCTCCAGTATAATAATAAGGGATACAAAAGAAGCCCGTTATGGGTGAATACCCCATGAAAGGAGGATTATTGTGAATACCGGTGTGATCCGCGAGTATCCCGGCTACGAGGCCGTGATGGAGGGCGGGCAGGTTTTCAAGGCTGCCCCCGGCCTCCCGCTGGTCACGTACGGCGCCGACGAGGTGCTCTCACGGGCTGACAGCCGGCATATCTTCAGGGATCTCACCGGGGAGGTCCTGGACTGGAACCTCTGGTGCCTCTCTTCCGCCGGGGTCAGGCTCGATCTTCTCATCGGGGAGGCACTTCTTTCTCTACACGGGAAGCTCGAGAAGCTCGGCTATGTGAGAATTTCCGATTTTGTGCGCGAGGAGCTGGGCATCTCTTCCAGGAGCCGCTACGAGCTGATGAGGAATGCGAAGGCCCTTCAGAAGCTCCCCCTCATCAGGGAAGCTCTTGAAAAGGGGCTTCTGCGCAAAAGCGCGCTGCGGTATCTTTTCCAGGTCGTCACTCCTGAGACCGAGGCGGAGTGGCTCCGAAAAGCCATGCATTCTACCATAAGAGAAATTGAGGAGGAGGTGAAGCGTTTTAAAGCCGGGGAGGCCGGCACAGGTGCTTCGGGAGATGCTGAAGGCGGCTCCCCGGGGGGCGGCATCAATACCTTTGTCGCCGGGGATGACGATGAAG
Encoded here:
- a CDS encoding PQQ-binding-like beta-propeller repeat protein; this translates as MEMNRVNGSFSPGYAALNQGTGLPEAKEEKEAAAFSDGGDQVAPAYPHESIPQLSPMAGSPSIDMTKAAQALSKTNTVLWEFSHKGDMVQDPLIAEGAIYISAFTDGLIGKTLYALDAKTGDRMWEIKEKERTSGFAVQDGVCYYGSEAEKKLFALDAKTGSKLWEFQAPDGMISDPVVHDGVVYAGDYRRNLHAIDTKTGEELWSFKTRGTVTGRPVVSDGVLYVGCHGKSDMDGGAIYALSLKKKGLRGLLTRVLWKERPEGYHGMDMTVRNDTLYLSTEDGNILALDKKNGSERWKSKPWEEGQKLVVYPAPIVAGNELFCSRVDGTLFSLNAETGEKLWQAPLPGNIHKTPQERKGIIYIGCADQKIHAIDGKTGKELTTYSASGRLDPSFSLGSDAIYTSHGGKLSANLLPDAVPDAAHIAEEIENEPVPEKGSLEEIDGMLSVDGIRLKVRQERE
- a CDS encoding HNH endonuclease signature motif containing protein, encoding MDTFALCTTHALFLPNEEELLHLNDSLSSQDYEDLLLLPEPYELPKGTIYRPEHIVKITREGLLPEAEKLTEDINWGPLQSTFDRDERAASIDFTLCKAVRGRLALDLKLGELLTNLKMKGVDRLGYRSLGAFAVEHLSFSGRTASELMHNFELLKALPLTREAYLQGRIARSALRHLLRVITPENEAEWLSVAQKLSVSGLEREVKRALAGEKEPDAQMAGNCGMEPEAQGAPDEGLMMYLSVSPTLALTWDFALSFFRDREHYDGPLAGFVEALLANFLASRMGASAPSPLDARGNLPIFFRVPLLGRRERNGRLADQEAFKDKGGTLQENSGSEEEEGPDDNPWESPWDIFFPSWLYGEKDGEPVRVIAGMLIRAAAMRQKLDVATGMLLRGMEGRQLHRRFGFDFIEDYARERCGFSMAQTRQLIKLAEGFRRHSLTEGAFKRGVITREQARLILPLVDSKNESRWIAYAASVPTINLREETQRCTRILEYDCLVPVNYTLLPGFRYVTAERLHSLHEEVQESIRSGSWYTGPSLVSSWPLAEDDENFQATHDRRFDAPWKYFSNVDEMLACEASMKVENNSALCAGEICTIPQGANPEEIFLVDIHSAKAPSPAGAPSSPGTSSMRIKFFLPAELYEVWNTAALAFLQSIARAESPGASDDSLGAPEERFLAALLADYLTTEGTFHKAAHHHKILKRDRFRCQVPGCRCRRNLHVHHIIRRSQGGTDDPWNLITLCEAHHLHILHNLGTLTIKGRAPRPLTFTFGAPSDGEPFMVYEKGLKVGYLNVSAQSVR
- a CDS encoding aspartyl protease family protein, which encodes MRRKAFFGALLAPVPGDIREKEKLIEGEGLVIQKVLPGSTAGGAGFLAADILLIMDGEAVPGSVPGFASAVARIPAGKTVEITFIRNGRRLSRSVLFIERPRDKGGNFDVSYRQVTSNGALIRTIITIPHAQGKHPALFFIQGLGAASIDQPLAAEGSYSRILRFFAENGYVTVRVEKPGIGDSEGGPYEDIDFEAELDSYRKALEQLKSFDFVEQENVFIFGHSMGGCFAPVLAGEIAVNGVIVYGTVARWLEYFPVNTMRQAELSGMPAEQIKKRVHDQQAVLHALLVEKKSFNEIINTKPEMKEALSELMPDGKHLFGRSREFWIQLAAEDIPLYWRKARCNVLSLWGRNDFVSSESDHKVIETTVSAEGICRGRYIGVEGIDHYFKKTASMKDSFTQRSSPGEFNSVIITILKEWLDENIKKGSAPGGDFYFRKGRTETTVPFTLFDNRIMVSAGINGKKPLTFIFDTGGSNIITPEAAESLGLATEQGDKVTGAGEKSVQSSTAKIAECTLGDLVLTNQTFKVVDLSEIRRRFNFKSLDGVLGYEVLQRAVATLDFERGRLILSLPEAFKAPRGYSAKIPFELIGGDPVISGQVSGMSGKILIDTGDRSAFTLFQKFADAHGLTGLFSGPVLTTGYGIGGPISAKLGKIDIILSGEGTIELRRVLSRLPVMKGGSFATMDIAGSIGNEVLRRFNIVFNYGGKEVILTKNRFFDDPYKFTPPPNKR